One genomic region from Evansella sp. LMS18 encodes:
- the rlmH gene encoding 23S rRNA (pseudouridine(1915)-N(3))-methyltransferase RlmH → MNINIIAVGKLKEKYLKQGIDEYRKRLSAYANIQVIELADEKAPENMSDAEASQVKEKEGERILSKVPDDAHVIALAIKGKKWTSEQLAKELNDSALYGRSKITFIIGGSLGLSDKVLKRANIHLSFSDMTFPHQLMRLILMEQVYRAFKINRGEPYHK, encoded by the coding sequence GTGAATATTAATATTATTGCTGTGGGTAAATTAAAAGAAAAATACCTGAAACAGGGTATTGACGAATACAGGAAGAGACTTTCAGCATATGCAAATATACAAGTCATTGAATTAGCTGATGAAAAAGCACCTGAAAATATGAGTGATGCAGAAGCATCTCAAGTTAAAGAAAAGGAAGGGGAAAGAATCCTTAGCAAGGTACCTGATGATGCCCATGTAATTGCTCTGGCGATTAAAGGAAAGAAGTGGACGTCAGAGCAGCTGGCTAAGGAGTTAAACGACTCAGCTTTATACGGAAGGAGCAAGATTACCTTTATTATCGGGGGCTCCCTTGGACTTAGCGATAAAGTATTAAAAAGAGCAAATATACATTTATCTTTCTCAGATATGACCTTTCCTCATCAGCTGATGCGCCTCATATTAATGGAGCAGGTTTACCGTGCATTTAAAATAAACAGAGGAGAACCTTACCACAAATAG
- the walK gene encoding cell wall metabolism sensor histidine kinase WalK, with the protein MDKIKFHQSIHVKIVIIYVLLILIAMQVIGVYFTRQLEDQLVSNFRETLSDRAEVLAYNVAQELERDEEEAERALSRRLHDLFSNVFMMENTEVQIVDQNNTVIYVHPLILHSDKEGQRTTNVRIKRALFGNEQKQIVRDSETGHRTKVMAVPVESDSEEIIGAIYIEASMEEIYGQTRQINQILFTGTSIALVLTALLGIFLARTITRPIVDMRRQAIVMGQGNFSRKVKVYGNDEIGQLAVAFNDLTSKLQEANATTEGEKRKLSSVLTHMTDGVVATDKFGKIILMNKRAEEMLERKQEDVLNTEITRILNLDKFMTLDNLYEISDPILLDFDNEDEEIILEAHFSVIERENGDKNGLIAVLHDVTEQEKIEEERRNFVANVSHELRTPLTSMKSYLEALADGALDDPEIAPRFINVTQNETERMIRLVNDLLQLSKMDNKDYLMNMDTVDLTSFTEQIIERFEMSTKNASINFKTKLPDREVAVYGDRDKLTQLMDNIISNAVKYSPEGGAITCSLKEEKKRVVVSIKDEGVGIPKENLQHVFDRFYRVDKARARNLGGTGLGLAIAKEIVHAHGGSIWVSSEWGKGTTFSFSLPSEAVSEE; encoded by the coding sequence ATGGACAAAATTAAGTTTCATCAATCGATACATGTTAAAATTGTGATCATATATGTGCTTTTAATTTTAATTGCAATGCAGGTTATAGGAGTTTACTTTACAAGGCAGCTGGAAGACCAATTGGTAAGTAATTTCCGGGAAACTCTGAGTGATCGGGCAGAAGTATTGGCCTATAATGTGGCTCAAGAGTTAGAGCGAGACGAAGAAGAAGCAGAGCGTGCCCTTTCCCGGCGCCTTCATGACTTATTTTCGAATGTCTTTATGATGGAGAATACCGAAGTCCAGATAGTCGACCAAAATAATACAGTTATTTACGTTCATCCTCTAATACTTCATAGCGATAAAGAAGGACAGCGGACAACAAATGTAAGGATTAAAAGAGCACTTTTCGGAAACGAGCAAAAACAGATTGTGAGGGACAGCGAAACTGGACATAGGACAAAAGTTATGGCTGTTCCAGTTGAGTCAGATAGTGAGGAAATCATTGGAGCTATTTATATAGAAGCTTCTATGGAAGAGATATACGGTCAGACACGGCAAATAAACCAAATTCTTTTTACAGGAACCTCTATAGCTTTAGTATTAACAGCCTTACTTGGAATTTTTCTCGCCCGCACCATAACACGGCCGATTGTTGATATGAGAAGGCAGGCAATCGTCATGGGACAGGGGAACTTTTCCAGGAAAGTAAAGGTATATGGTAATGACGAAATTGGACAACTGGCAGTAGCATTTAACGATTTAACCAGCAAGCTGCAGGAGGCAAATGCAACGACGGAAGGGGAAAAAAGAAAGCTTTCTTCTGTGCTGACACATATGACAGACGGAGTAGTTGCTACTGACAAATTCGGCAAGATTATTTTAATGAATAAAAGAGCCGAAGAAATGCTCGAGCGTAAACAGGAAGATGTTCTTAACACAGAAATTACTAGAATCCTTAATCTCGATAAATTTATGACCTTGGATAACTTGTATGAAATTAGTGACCCTATATTACTCGATTTCGATAATGAAGATGAAGAAATTATTCTGGAGGCCCACTTCTCAGTTATTGAAAGAGAGAACGGGGATAAAAATGGTTTGATTGCAGTGTTGCATGATGTCACGGAGCAGGAAAAGATAGAAGAAGAACGTCGGAACTTTGTCGCAAATGTCTCCCATGAGTTAAGAACACCGCTTACTTCAATGAAGAGTTACCTGGAGGCTTTAGCAGATGGAGCCTTAGACGACCCGGAAATCGCACCGAGATTCATTAATGTTACCCAAAATGAAACGGAACGTATGATACGTCTTGTAAACGATCTCCTCCAGTTATCAAAAATGGATAATAAAGATTATCTGATGAATATGGATACAGTAGATTTAACGTCTTTCACTGAGCAGATTATTGAGAGATTTGAAATGTCCACAAAGAATGCTTCAATAAATTTTAAAACGAAGCTTCCGGACAGAGAAGTTGCTGTTTATGGGGACAGGGATAAGCTTACTCAGCTTATGGATAATATTATCTCTAACGCTGTTAAATATTCCCCTGAAGGAGGGGCAATTACCTGTTCACTGAAAGAAGAAAAAAAGAGGGTGGTTGTCAGTATTAAAGATGAAGGTGTCGGCATTCCTAAAGAGAATCTTCAGCATGTATTCGACAGGTTTTACAGAGTGGACAAGGCTCGTGCCAGAAACTTAGGGGGTACAGGGCTTGGACTGGCCATCGCGAAGGAAATTGTACATGCTCATGGAGGTTCAATCTGGGTAAGCAGTGAATGGGGTAAAGGAACGACCTTTTCCTTTAGTCTTCCTAGTGAGGCGGTGAGTGAAGAATGA
- a CDS encoding SDR family NAD(P)-dependent oxidoreductase — MNKVAIITGAGSGLGQSTAIRLAKEGVNIAVVDVNEQGGQETVNLVKEQGVDSFFVKADVSKKEEVKNYVDKTVEQFGTIDYFFNNAGISGSGKFFLDTEVEEIDTIVGINLLGALYGVRYVADVMLKNGGGSIVNTASSAGVIGQDSVVTYSATKHGIVGITKSMVAEYAKDGLRVNAIAPGPTETPMVKEFYKANPEMKANATGGIPQKRLGTPEEVAELVTFLLTSKAQYINGEVIRIDGGFTNTK, encoded by the coding sequence ATGAATAAGGTTGCTATTATAACTGGTGCTGGCAGTGGTTTAGGACAGTCTACTGCTATTCGGTTAGCTAAAGAGGGAGTAAATATTGCAGTAGTAGATGTAAATGAACAAGGTGGACAGGAAACAGTCAATCTGGTTAAGGAGCAGGGAGTTGACTCTTTTTTTGTCAAAGCGGATGTTTCAAAAAAAGAAGAAGTGAAAAACTATGTCGATAAAACAGTTGAACAGTTTGGAACAATTGATTATTTCTTTAACAATGCAGGCATTTCAGGGAGTGGAAAGTTCTTTTTGGATACAGAAGTCGAGGAAATAGACACGATCGTAGGCATCAACCTATTGGGGGCATTGTATGGTGTTCGTTATGTAGCTGATGTCATGCTGAAAAATGGTGGAGGTTCTATTGTAAACACAGCTTCAAGTGCTGGGGTCATAGGGCAGGACTCAGTTGTGACTTATTCTGCTACTAAGCACGGTATTGTTGGTATAACCAAAAGTATGGTTGCAGAATATGCTAAAGATGGATTGCGGGTAAATGCGATTGCACCTGGGCCGACTGAAACCCCTATGGTAAAAGAATTCTATAAAGCAAATCCGGAAATGAAAGCAAATGCCACTGGCGGAATTCCACAAAAACGTTTAGGTACTCCAGAAGAAGTAGCGGAACTTGTAACATTTTTATTAACCTCTAAAGCACAATACATTAATGGGGAAGTAATTCGTATTGACGGTGGTTTTACAAATACGAAGTAA
- a CDS encoding MBL fold metallo-hydrolase, with amino-acid sequence MSLRFSVLASGSTGNAIYVETDNQRLLIDAGLSGKKLEECFTKAGLFPEKLDGILITHEHSDHIKGAGIMARRYSIPIYANDRTWKAMEKHVGELPLDQKFHFETGVVKTFADMDVESFGVSHDAAEPMFFTFLKDGRKLAIVTDTGYVSERIKGITKGAQSFVFESNHDMNMLRMGRYPWNVKRRILGDEGHVSNEDAGLALADILTDEPADVYLAHLSLDNNMKDIARMTVQQTLEDKGFEIGRQIKLYDTDPYSPTGLTDV; translated from the coding sequence ATGAGTTTACGTTTCAGTGTGCTGGCGAGCGGCAGTACGGGAAATGCAATATATGTGGAGACCGATAACCAGCGTCTGTTAATAGATGCTGGTTTAAGCGGGAAGAAACTTGAAGAGTGCTTTACAAAAGCAGGCCTTTTTCCGGAAAAACTTGATGGCATTCTGATTACTCATGAGCATAGCGACCATATTAAAGGGGCTGGTATAATGGCCAGAAGGTATAGTATTCCCATTTATGCCAACGACCGAACCTGGAAAGCTATGGAGAAACATGTTGGGGAACTGCCATTAGATCAGAAATTCCATTTTGAAACGGGTGTAGTGAAAACATTCGCAGACATGGATGTGGAATCTTTCGGGGTATCTCACGATGCAGCGGAGCCTATGTTCTTTACCTTCCTTAAGGATGGACGAAAGCTTGCGATTGTAACCGATACAGGTTATGTAAGTGAGCGAATAAAAGGTATAACTAAGGGGGCACAGTCTTTCGTTTTCGAGTCAAATCATGATATGAATATGCTCCGTATGGGGAGATATCCTTGGAATGTTAAAAGGAGAATACTCGGTGACGAAGGACATGTATCAAACGAAGATGCAGGCCTGGCTCTGGCTGATATTTTAACAGATGAGCCTGCTGACGTTTATCTTGCTCATTTGAGCCTGGATAATAATATGAAGGATATTGCGAGAATGACAGTTCAGCAGACCTTGGAGGATAAAGGGTTTGAAATAGGCAGGCAAATAAAGCTATATGATACTGACCCATACAGCCCCACTGGCCTGACTGATGTTTAA
- a CDS encoding YycH family regulatory protein, which produces MIIEHVKTVILWALILTSILLTWLIWNYEPAYTDLGESEYIETEEIGEERSLSDIIMPDQIIIHEEENRYWIHPFNENYENIMEILGSVEVSTLIKAGNSARPQQENTYEGLELTFPGRIQADWLLEMMEFKDPAIPLSTVDRILFFVNPSSADSDVSIRLYSFEEEEVYQAGTRLSLNELNQLFSSFNNDRTAVESLLLDTSSEAFPEIHYVPSEAMNMTGYVYQTKDISPDSLIQLLFSDPRNVKMYFPGNGEQQYTDGNRMINILQSESDRNRIQILDYYHHPGAQNEQSDRSAVQTSLEFVNGHSGWTDKYILEDWRENGNNDRVFYRMHVNGLPVIRSGANREEYHTIQMSRTGNQITEYVRPLFELHEELSQSEISLPSFEEVVGYIEEDNTLVFDLIEDIRIGHYMIQRQSYFSFEPSWFVKQRGTWQQINIRDGGTGELIDREAEPSGLE; this is translated from the coding sequence ATGATTATAGAACATGTTAAAACGGTCATTTTGTGGGCACTGATTCTTACCAGTATATTACTCACCTGGCTGATCTGGAATTATGAGCCGGCTTATACAGATTTAGGGGAGTCTGAGTATATTGAAACAGAAGAAATAGGGGAAGAGCGATCCCTTTCCGATATTATTATGCCTGACCAGATAATCATTCATGAGGAAGAGAACAGGTATTGGATTCACCCTTTTAATGAGAACTATGAGAATATCATGGAAATACTGGGAAGTGTTGAAGTAAGTACCCTTATTAAAGCAGGTAATTCAGCAAGACCTCAGCAGGAAAACACCTATGAAGGTCTTGAACTTACATTCCCAGGGAGGATTCAGGCAGACTGGTTATTAGAAATGATGGAGTTTAAGGATCCGGCAATACCTCTATCCACGGTGGACCGGATATTATTCTTTGTAAATCCCTCATCTGCTGACTCTGATGTTTCAATCAGACTGTATTCTTTTGAGGAAGAAGAGGTTTATCAGGCAGGCACAAGATTGTCTCTTAACGAATTGAACCAGTTGTTTTCCAGTTTTAATAATGATAGAACTGCTGTAGAGTCGCTGCTCCTTGATACATCTTCCGAAGCGTTTCCGGAGATTCACTATGTGCCTTCAGAAGCTATGAATATGACAGGGTATGTTTATCAAACGAAGGATATAAGCCCGGACTCCCTGATACAGCTTCTCTTCAGTGATCCCAGAAATGTGAAAATGTATTTCCCCGGAAATGGAGAGCAGCAGTACACCGATGGGAACCGAATGATTAATATACTGCAGAGTGAAAGTGATAGAAACAGAATTCAGATACTTGATTACTACCATCATCCTGGTGCCCAGAATGAACAAAGCGACCGGTCAGCTGTACAAACAAGTCTCGAATTTGTGAACGGCCATTCTGGCTGGACGGATAAATATATATTAGAAGACTGGCGGGAGAATGGAAATAACGATCGTGTTTTTTATCGGATGCACGTTAATGGTCTTCCGGTAATACGTTCTGGGGCAAACCGTGAAGAGTATCATACGATTCAAATGAGCAGGACAGGGAACCAGATTACCGAATATGTCCGTCCGTTGTTTGAACTTCATGAGGAACTTTCCCAGTCGGAAATAAGCCTTCCATCATTTGAAGAAGTGGTGGGATATATTGAAGAAGATAACACACTGGTTTTTGATCTTATAGAGGACATAAGGATTGGCCATTATATGATTCAGCGTCAGTCTTACTTTTCCTTCGAACCGTCATGGTTTGTTAAACAGCGTGGGACATGGCAGCAAATAAATATTCGTGACGGTGGAACTGGAGAATTGATCGACAGGGAGGCGGAACCAAGTGGACTGGAGTAG
- a CDS encoding CxxH/CxxC protein: MDSMYYSCEEHVDIALDEQVDDSGMPPELEKIEQNTELSTTCSFCEKPAVYAVKE, encoded by the coding sequence GTGGATAGTATGTATTACAGCTGTGAAGAGCATGTCGATATTGCTCTTGATGAACAAGTTGATGATTCAGGGATGCCACCTGAATTAGAGAAAATAGAACAAAATACAGAGTTGTCCACAACCTGTTCTTTTTGTGAGAAACCAGCGGTGTACGCAGTGAAAGAGTAA
- a CDS encoding two-component system regulatory protein YycI, with protein MDWSRTKTIFIITFLLLNVFLGYQFAEIRSAEDIGVQTESTFQDLLEEYNIEIEIEEAEETLRGSPISGITRGVPLNVLEEEYASQTAELINGTLHSVLETPYQLTENDISGSINDFLEEYVYSGPEYHLARFNVEEGFLGLHQTYEGRPIGHYEDGPDHMRLMVNEELQITDYYQTYMVFNEEGQEEDLLTPQQVIEILIDNNYISELDNAVISEAMLGYYSLLETRGDFRFYIPMWRIRVNDEFFYVSAIEGEVQPID; from the coding sequence GTGGACTGGAGTAGGACTAAAACTATCTTTATAATTACTTTCCTGTTGTTAAATGTCTTTCTCGGTTATCAATTTGCAGAGATTAGATCAGCTGAAGATATAGGAGTCCAGACAGAAAGTACCTTTCAGGATCTCCTGGAGGAGTATAATATAGAAATCGAAATAGAAGAGGCTGAAGAAACGCTCAGAGGCTCGCCGATAAGCGGGATAACAAGGGGCGTACCGTTAAATGTTCTGGAAGAAGAATATGCTTCCCAGACAGCAGAATTAATTAACGGGACGCTTCATTCAGTGCTTGAAACCCCATATCAGCTTACGGAGAATGACATTAGCGGAAGTATAAATGATTTTCTTGAGGAGTATGTATACAGTGGCCCTGAATATCACCTTGCCAGGTTCAATGTTGAAGAAGGATTTCTGGGCCTCCATCAAACCTATGAAGGCAGGCCGATAGGGCATTATGAAGATGGTCCGGATCATATGAGGCTAATGGTGAATGAAGAATTACAAATAACGGATTATTACCAGACATATATGGTCTTTAATGAAGAAGGGCAGGAGGAAGATCTCCTCACCCCTCAGCAGGTAATTGAGATACTCATAGATAATAATTATATTTCTGAACTTGATAATGCAGTGATTAGTGAAGCAATGCTTGGGTATTACAGCTTACTGGAAACAAGAGGGGATTTCAGGTTCTATATCCCTATGTGGAGAATCAGGGTTAATGACGAGTTTTTTTATGTAAGTGCCATTGAAGGAGAAGTACAACCAATAGATTAG
- a CDS encoding S1C family serine protease: MGYYDSHYQRTSAKEKQGAKRSALFAFVGAVIGALIVVFTIPVLANNGVLPYDIVPQGSQVLDTANDELEDSAEDQPANTVNIAMSSEVIEAVDTVSDAVVGVINMRDSTGFFTPGGEGTGSGVIYKVEGDHAFVVTNQHVIAGANEIEVTLSDGSRVPAELVGGDILTDLAVLTISADEIDTVADFGDSDNLRAGEPAIAIGNPLSFEGSVTLGIISATERSIPVDTTQDGRPDWEAEVLQTDAAINPGNSGGALLNIQGEVIGINSMKIAQQAVEGIGFAIPSAIALPVIEDLEQYGEVRRPQMGVMIRSLQEIPSFHWQQTLGLPEDVSGGVYIEDVEPGAPADNAGLQEGDVMVELDGQEIRDTHDLRKFLYTEKSIGDSVTVGYYRQGELQESELTLEQQVF, from the coding sequence ATGGGCTATTATGACAGTCATTATCAGCGGACATCTGCGAAGGAAAAGCAAGGGGCCAAGAGGTCTGCTCTCTTTGCTTTTGTGGGTGCTGTAATAGGTGCGTTAATCGTTGTTTTTACCATTCCTGTACTTGCTAATAATGGGGTACTCCCATATGATATAGTACCGCAAGGGTCGCAGGTGCTGGATACAGCAAATGACGAATTAGAAGATTCTGCAGAAGACCAGCCTGCAAATACAGTGAACATAGCGATGAGTTCAGAAGTAATAGAAGCTGTCGATACAGTGTCGGATGCTGTAGTTGGGGTTATTAATATGCGTGATTCAACAGGATTCTTTACGCCTGGCGGAGAAGGAACGGGCTCTGGTGTGATTTATAAAGTTGAAGGTGACCATGCCTTTGTAGTGACGAACCAGCATGTAATTGCCGGTGCGAATGAAATTGAAGTTACGTTAAGTGATGGTTCAAGAGTTCCAGCCGAATTAGTAGGTGGAGATATACTTACTGATCTTGCTGTCTTGACTATAAGCGCTGATGAAATAGATACTGTGGCGGACTTTGGAGATTCTGACAATTTAAGGGCAGGCGAACCTGCGATTGCAATAGGAAACCCATTATCTTTTGAAGGGTCTGTAACGCTGGGTATTATAAGTGCCACTGAGAGGAGTATTCCTGTTGATACTACCCAGGATGGCCGGCCTGACTGGGAAGCTGAGGTGCTCCAGACAGATGCCGCGATTAACCCGGGTAACAGCGGCGGTGCTTTACTTAATATACAGGGAGAAGTAATTGGTATTAACTCCATGAAAATCGCCCAGCAGGCAGTAGAAGGAATTGGATTTGCTATCCCATCAGCCATTGCCTTGCCTGTAATCGAGGACCTGGAGCAATATGGCGAAGTACGCCGCCCTCAGATGGGAGTCATGATCCGTTCTCTTCAGGAAATCCCAAGCTTCCACTGGCAGCAGACACTTGGATTGCCAGAGGACGTTAGCGGAGGAGTGTATATAGAAGATGTAGAGCCGGGAGCTCCTGCTGATAATGCCGGTCTTCAGGAAGGAGATGTCATGGTGGAGCTTGACGGACAAGAAATCAGGGATACTCATGACCTTCGTAAGTTTCTATATACAGAAAAATCTATCGGAGATAGTGTAACAGTCGGTTATTACCGTCAGGGAGAATTACAGGAATCAGAACTTACTTTGGAACAGCAGGTATTTTGA